One Cicer arietinum cultivar CDC Frontier isolate Library 1 chromosome 8, Cicar.CDCFrontier_v2.0, whole genome shotgun sequence DNA segment encodes these proteins:
- the LOC101505404 gene encoding uncharacterized protein — translation MNTVPKKSLEETSSKHPHQDSVSLPKLISPVSMDHHVPQEIGQDSRAAKTLRFEARDADRRSPLHSAYRMPMTSNDSPQADHPIGTENRTESRDLKDNRDLRFENRDVKTEKKELYGEARRDSQIGKSEKDMRVESRGDDNKGARYERDSHNDTKGDIKTEKDTFGMVSSPLNWKDSRDYRGKRYTDSPSGSVDSRHTSRGNTPVEVGKENPTAEERECLEAREAVGENKIDSKSEDRFKDRKRSDMKHRDWGDKEKERSDRRNSTQVNNSIGENKESSKEDRDAEKRERERKDIPKNKENSKERENEHIKRESWNVMEKDASHNEKELGDGSAKIPEHETMLPEQKKHKYVDSWKMVDGEPRDRRKEQDTDLEGDRPDKRRKFDKQSEDGFADGEGTGEKEKEVHSNNVQHRKRIQRSRANPLVTNLEARFGSHTQDNEDSGISGKTEVSHVIYRVGDSMQELIKLWKEYESSQSQVEKNAESSNDDGPTLEIRIPAENVTATNRQVRGGQLWGTDVYTYDSDLVAVLMHTGYCRPTASAPPMVIQELRTCIRVLPPQDCYISTLRNNVRSRAWGAAIGCSYKVERCCIVKKGGGTIDLQPCLTYTSTVEPTLAPMSVERTITTRAAASNALRQQRFVREVTIQYNLCNEPWVKYSISIVADKGLKKPLYTSARLKKGEVLYLETHSCRYELCFAGEKMVKDVPATQLHEPDTEKSQNHHLHSTNGEKADSDNVMIDVFRWSCCKKPLPQKVMRTIGIPLPLEYVEVLEENLDWEDVQWSQTGVWIAGKEYTLARVHFLSMN, via the exons ATGAATACCGTACCTAAGAAATCCCTTGAAGAGACGTCTTCAAAGCATCCACATCAAGATTCAGTTTCATTGCCAAAGTTGATTTCACCAGTTTCGATGGATCACCATGTTCCTCAGGAAATAGGTCAGGACTCTCGGGCGGCGAAGACACTTCGTTTTGAAGCTCGTGATGCAGATAGAAGATCTCCTCTTCATTCTGCTTATCGGATGCCAATGACTTCAAATGATTCTCCTCAGGCAGATCATCCCATTGGTACTGAGAACAGGACAGAATCAAGGGATCTTAAGGATAATAGAGATCTCCGCTTTGAAAATCGTGATGTGAAGACAGAGAAGAAAGAGTTGTATGGTGAGGCAAGAAGGGATTCTCAGATTGGTAAGAGCGAGAAGGATATGCGTGTTGAAAGTAGAGGAGATGACAACAAGGGTGCCAGATATGAAAGGGATAGTCATAATGATACGAAAGGTGACATTAAAACAGAGAAGGACACCTTTGGTATGGTTAGCAGCCCCTTGAATTGGAAAGACTCAAGAGATTATAGGGGAAAAAGATATACTGATTCTCCTAGTGGAAGTGTGGATTCCCGACATACATCACGTGGAAATACACCAGTAGAAGTTGGAAAGGAGAATCCAACAGCCGAAGAAAGGGAATGTTTGGAAGCCCGTGAGGCTGTTGGGGAAAACAAAATTGACTCTAAAAGTGAAGATAGATTTAAAGATAGAAAAAGAAGCGACATGAAACATCGGGATTGGGGGGACAAGGAAAAAGAGAGAAGTGATCGCAGAAACAGTACACAAGTTAACAATAGCATTGGTGAAAACAAAGAATCTTCCAAAGAAGATAGAGATGCAGAAAAGCGGGAGAGGGAGAGGAAAGATATtccaaaaaacaaagaaaattcaAAAGAGAGGGAAAACGAGCATATCAAGAGGGAATCATGGAATGTAATGGAGAAAGACGCTTCACATAATGAGAAGGAACTTGGTGATGGATCAGCAAAAATTCCTGAGCATGAAACTATGTTACCAGAACAGAAGAAACACAAATATGTTGACAGCTGGAAAATGGTTGATGGTGAACCTAGAGATAGGAGGAAAGAACAGGACACTGATTTAGAAGGAGATCGGCCTGATAAGCGCCGTAAATTTGACAAGCAATCAGAAGATGGATTTGCTGATGGAGAAGGGACTGGAGAGAAAGAGAAGGAAGTGCATAGTAATAATGTTCAGCATCGTAAGAGGATACAAAGATCAAGGGCTAATCCTCTTGTGACCAATCTTGAGGCTCGTTTTGGATCACACACTCAAGACAATGAAGA TTCTGGTATTTCAGGTAAAACAGAAGTATCACATGTTATTTATAGAGTTGGTGACAGCATGCAAGAACTGATCAAGTTGTGGAAGGAATATGAATCATCACAATCTCAAGTGGAAAAAAATGCTGAAAGCTCTAACGATGATGGCCCCACTCTTGAAATTCGGATACCAGCTGAGAATGTTACTGCTACAAACCGCCAA GTCAGAGGTGGCCAGCTATGGGGTACTGATGTGTACACATATGACTCAGATCTTGTTGCTG TTCTCATGCATACAGGTTACTGTCGCCCAACAGCTTCTGCTCCTCCCATGGTCATACAAGAGTTGCGCACATGCATTCGGGTGCTACCTCCACAAGATT GCTATATTTCCACCCTGAGAAACAATGTGCGTTCCCGAGCTTGGGGTGCTGCAATTGGTTGTAGTTATAAAGTTGAGCGGTGTTGCATTGTGAAG AAAGGAGGTGGAACTATCGATCTTCAACCTTGCCTTACTTACACGTCAACTGTTGAGCCCACTCTTGCACCAATGTCTGTTGAGCGGACAATAACGACCAGGGCTGCAGCTTCG AATGCATTGCGGCAGCAAAGATTTGTAAGAGAAGTCACAATTCAGTACAACCTCTGCAATGAACCCTG GGTCAAGTATAGTATTAGCATTGTTGCCGACAAGGGACTAAAAAAGCCACTCTATACATCTGCTCGCTTGAAGAAGGGAGAGGTTCTGTATCTGGAGACACACTCATGCAG ATATGAGCTTTGTTTTGCCGGGGAGAAAATGGTCAAAGATGTACCAGCAACTCAGTTGCACGAACCAGATACAGAAAAGTCTCAAAATCATCACCTGCATTCCACAAATGGTGAAAAAGCTGATTCTGATAATGTCATGATTGATGTATTTCGCTGGTCTTGTTGTAAGAAGCCTCTACCCCAGAAAGTGATGCGCACAATTGGCATTCCCTTGCCTCTTGAATACGTGGAG GTGCTAGAGGAAAATCTAGACTGGGAAGATGTACAATGGTCTCAAACTGGTGTTTGGATTGCAGGAAAGGAATATACCCTTGCTAGGGTGCATTTCTTGTCGATGAACTAA
- the LOC101507157 gene encoding pentatricopeptide repeat-containing protein At2g40240, mitochondrial-like, which produces MSFLRKHFNISFNSLSTLRGFTTLTSKPFPDNPTATYYDNVAADVANSGDFDSLRDLLNKRIQDGFFNTKRTFSFITNTNFSPSFLNDVVTTLSHLNPGFTRRNAFDSLVTRLCKLRRVDDALHVIESMSRVGDCNLSPCTFHPILNLLTREKSLDHAQRVVESMTRLGVPLDLAGHNFFLTAHCFIGDVNAAVGVLEKMEEKGFCPDARTYDALVLGACRKGKVDCAMVVVRRMVDDGVPMLYSTHMHVIEGLLKMNCFEEAMKYVRCFSGKDKALDCELFGCLGSKLVGFNRVKEAMFVLGEMEKRGLLMGYKLKNFYEMNLREENDGKLLKEL; this is translated from the coding sequence ATGTCGTTTCTCCGAAAACACTTCAACATTTCCTTTAATTCCCTTTCTACCCTCCGCGGTTTCACAACCCTAACATCAAAACCCTTCCCTGACAATCCCACCGCTACCTACTACGACAACGTCGCCGCCGACGTAGCAAACTCCGGCGATTTCGACTCTCTTCGAGATCTCCTCAACAAGCGCATCCAAGACGGTTTCTTCAACACAAAACGAACCTTCAGTTTCATCACCAACACCAATTTCTCACCTTCTTTCCTCAACGACGTCGTAACAACACTCTCTCATCTCAACCCTGGGTTCACGCGCCGAAACGCCTTCGATTCCCTCGTCACGCGCCTCTGCAAGCTTCGACGCGTGGACGACGCGCTTCACGTTATTGAATCCATGTCGCGCGTGGGAGACTGTAACCTAAGCCCCTGCACGTTCCACCCAATCCTCAACCTACTAACAAGAGAAAAATCACTCGACCACGCGCAGCGCGTGGTCGAGTCCATGACTCGGCTCGGCGTGCCGCTCGACTTGGCGGGTCACAATTTTTTTCTCACGGCGCATTGTTTCATCGGCGATGTCAATGCGGCGGTCGGTGTTTTGGAAAAGATGGAGGAGAAAGGGTTTTGTCCGGACGCGCGTACTTACGACGCGCTTGTGTTGGGCGCGTGTAGGAAAGGGAAGGTGGATTGTGCTATGGTGGTGGTGAGGAGGATGGTGGACGATGGAGTGCCGATGTTGTATTCGACACATATGCATGTGATTGAAGGTTTGTTGAAGATGAATTGTTTTGAAGAAGCTATGAAGTATGTGAGGTGTTTTAGTGGGAAAGATAAGGCTTTGGATTGTGAGCTTTTTGGGTGTTTGGGTAGTAAACTTGTAGGGTTCAATAGAGTGAAAGAGGCTATGTTTGTTTTGGGTGAAATGGAAAAAAGGGGTTTGTTAATGGGTTATAAATTGAAGAATTTTTATGAAATGaatttaagagaagaaaatGATGGTAAATTATTGAAAGAGTTATGA